DNA sequence from the Leptospirillum ferrooxidans C2-3 genome:
GGCGATCACTTCAGTCTTACTCTCCTGGGGGCTTGCGATTCCCCTTGCCATTCGTGGTGCGATGCGTCCGAACGGATTCCTTGACCGGACTCTGACCGGATTTTCCTATCTGAGCATTGCAATTCCCTCTTTTTTCCTCGCCATTCTTGGTGTTCTTCTGGCTGGTGAGACTGGATGGTTTCCGATCGGAGGGGCTTCCAGTCCTGGTGTCCTGGGAAGCTCGTCCTGGACGATTTTTGTTGACAGGATTCATCATTTGATCTTGCCTGCATTCACTCTGGCTATTGGATCAATAGGGGTTCTATACCGTTTGATGAAGTCTTCAGTCATGGAGGTGATGGGGAAGCCATGGATGACCGCTGCCCGGGCCCGAGGTCTTTCTCCAGCATTGCTCCGACGACGTTACCTGTTCCGAAACGCCATTAACCCCTTGATTACCATCTTTGGATTTGAGCTCGGAGGATTATTGTCCGGTGCAGCCTTTACGGAAATGGTTTATGGCTGGCCGGGAATGGGAAGACTGATGCTTCATGCTGTCATGAGTCAGGATCTGTATCTGGTGATGGGTGGGATCATGACCGGTGCAGTGATGTTGCTTGTGGGGAATATGATTGCCGACACCTGTCTCTGGTTCCTTGATCCCAGGGTGAGAGAGGAACATTGATGGGTAGGTTGGGAAGGTTCCTGAATAAAGGGGGGTGGGCAGGAAAGATTCTGTTGGGTTTATTTGTTGTATCTCTTTTTGGAGAATTTTTTGTTCCGTATGGGTATAACAATGTTCGCTTCGACTTGTCCTATGCGCCTGCCATTTACCCAAGAGTCACAGCGTCCGGGATTGTTGTTCCCATTCTGGAGCAGGTTGATCCCATCACCCGGACCTATCGAATTGTTCCTGGAAAAGAATCCAGTGTGCATTTTTTTTGTAAGGGGGATCGGTATCGATTGCTGGGAGTTTTTCCTTCAGAGCTTCATTTGATCTGTGTTGATGCCCCTGGCCGGATCTCATTTTTAGGATCAGATGCCTTGGGCCGTGACCTTTTTTCCCGTTTGATTGTTGGGATGCGACTTTCGTTTCTTCTTTCTCTTTTTGGAGTTGCGATTTCTTTTGTGGTCGGCGTCACTGCCGGATTGATAGCCGGCTATCGTGGTGGTTGGGTCGATGCTGTGATCATGAGAACCGGAGAGGTCTTCATGGCGATCCCGTCACTCTACCTTTTGATGGGTTTCCGGGCACTGTTTCCCCCGGGGATTCCGTCGGGAGAGGCAGCCATTGTCATCACCGGAGCATTGGCTCTGGTCGGTTGGGCCAGTCTTGCAAGGGTCATCAGGGGAGTGACGATGTCGTTGGTCAAGGAGGATTATGTCCTCGCTGCAAAGTCCTCCGGAGCCCGTCCCCTGGACATTTTTTTAAAACATCTATTGCCGAACATGTCTCCCTATCTGGTTGTTGCTGTGACATTGTCTGTTCCAGGATTTATCGTTGGTGAGGCTGGGCTCAGCTTTCTTGGTCTGGGGATTTCTCCACCCCACCCCAGTCTGGGGAACATGCTGGCGGATGCGCAAAGCCTTACTGTGATCAGAACCGCCCCATGGCTTTTGATGGCAGGATTTCTTGTTGTGGTTTTGGTGATGATGTTTAACCGCCTGGGTGATCATATCCGGGAAAGTGATTGAAGGGATTCTCAAATGGTTCGTGACAAGGTTTCCCCAGAGTTGATCCTCTGGGATCTGGACGGCACTCTTGTTGATTCGAGTGCAGATCTCGTAAGGGCGACGAACGAGGCAATGAGAACATTGGGATATCCCGATGTGGATCAGGCGCATTTTGCCCGTATGGTAGGAAATGGAGTTCGTTATCTTGTGAGTGCGGCGTTGCCACCAGAGTCAAGAGAGAGAGAGCAGGAAAAGGCTATTGAGATTTTCATGGAATATTATCGCGGGCATATTGCCGATAAAACCCGGTATTTTGAGGGAATCCCTGATTTATTGGCCGAATTGCCCGTGGATCATGTCATTGTTTCAAACAAAAGGGAGGAGCTTTGCAGACTTCTAGTAGACAAACTGGAGTCTGGATCCTGGTTTAAAGAGATTGTTGGAGGGGATACTTTTGTCAATCGAAAACCCCACCCACAACCAATATTGGAGATGGTCAAACGTTTTTCTGTTGACCCTTCCAGAGTTGTGATGATAGGAGACAGCATTCTGGATATAGAATCGGGACTCAAGGCGGGAGTTCAGACAATTGGTGTGACGTGGGGATTTGGGGATCCACTTGAAAACAGTGAGATCAACCCTGATCATGTCTTCAGGAATGTGTCTGGGATGGCGAGTTTTCTGAAGCAATCCTGTCTCGGGAGGGTCTGAATGAAAAGGCCAATGGGAGACAAAGCGTTAAAAACATCACAAGTGAAACGCTGTTCAGAATGACAGAGAGCTCATGAATCTTGTCAAAATGAGCTTTTTCCGCAAGGTCTGCCGGATGGGCAAGCCAGCGGGTTCGTGAAACAATTGCCTCAGGTCCCAGAACTCCAGCCAAAAGACCATTTATTACTGAGATAAAAAACCAGGATCCGATTGTGATCTTGGCAAATGGCTGTTTTCTGTCGGCCATAAGGAAAGAGAGAGCCAGCTCCACGAGGCTTAGGATAAAAAGAAGATGAAAATAGGGTGGAAAGAGAACGCCTGTGGCCTCAGCTGCCTTGGGGATGCCCAGATGGGTAAAGAGGAGAGGTGCTACAAATAGGGCAAGGAACAGTGTCGCCCCGGTCAGGAAAATAAGAATGTAGGAGTAAAACCCCCTAAGTAGTCGTTGATAGAGCATATGGTCATGGTAGGCATAGAAAGGGAGAAGGTCAAGAGGTATGGAGTTCTTGGGATGGATGGAGAGAAAGTCTTGGGGGAAGAGAGAATGGAGAACAGTATATTCAGGTTAAGTTGATAGGTCGAGTTTATCCGGTTCGGTAAAAGCTTTTTGGATGTCCATTGGAAACGTTTTTCTCCAAAGTAGGGATCCCATGGCGGAAAACGCTCTGGGAAAGTGCTCCTTGTGGTTCCGATGATCTCTTATGGGTCCGTTTCCGTTTTAACCTTATCCTTCCCTGTTAGTTGAAATCACGCCTTTTTATTCTCATGGACCACTGTGAGTCGATTCTTCTGAAATCCTCCTTTCTGAACTTCATGAAAGCAGGTAGTCCTTGGGCTGTTAAAGATGGCCATATTCTGTTCTCGCTACAACTCCCTACCCAAAAACCGAAATTGATTTTAAAACCGGCCCTCGCAAGAGGGGTAAAGAGAGGGAGCCTTCATTTTTGAAGGGAAGGATTCCCCACCGCATCCCGATCTAATGGCCAGAAGAGGGAAAACCGGGGTCGTTTTCGGCTTTTTCCGGGTTTTCCCCTCTCTTTTGGACGCAGGTTCCCCTCCGTTCCGGTCGGGTGCGTTTTCAGGGAGGCGTGGAGGAAGAGGGAAGTCTTACGGACTTCCTTCCCGGCACCAGAGCCGCCAGCACCTCTCCCGAAAGCTCCGAAAGGGGGCCAGAACATCCTCCGCCACCTTGAGAACGAGAACGCCCGCATGACGCACCACTTTCCCGGCCATCTGATAGATCTGCCATCGGACCGTCTGGACCTGGGCCCGCTTGAAGCTCTCGTCCAGAATCTGTCCCCGGAACAGGAGAAAGAGGTTGTAGGCCAGCACTCCGATCCGGAAAAAGATCCCGTTGGCTTTCGTGTCTCCACTGGGCATCCGCTCCATCCCGAACCCGATCTTCAGCTCCTTGATCCGGTTCTCGGAATCCTCTCCCCGCTGCTTGTACCAGGCCACGACCCATTCGGGGATCTCCTTGTGGCTGGTGGCCAGGACCTTGTATCGGACATCGGGAGAAGCCTCTTTTTCTCCTTCCTCCTCCATTCCCGGCAAAGGGGTCTGCACCCGCCGGCGCACCACGATGAGCCGGAAGGCGTTGTGGGTTTTGTTCATCGTGTGCACCGTCTCGGCGATATGACCGTCCTGATAGGGCCTCCAGTCGCTCTCGGGGATCCTTCCGATCGCCGCCCGCACCGCCACATCCAGATCGGCTCCGATCACGAACCGGATTCCCCGCTCCTGGCAGAAATTGATGACGGAGGCCTGGTACGACGCGCTGTCCGCCCGAAACCGGGCGATCCGGATCCCTGCCGGAAGACGCCGGAGGCAGTCCTTCAGAAACGGAACATGGTCCGCTCCCGGAGAGACGTTCCCCTCCCGAAATTCTTCGTGTATCACCATCCCGGAGAGTTCCTTCACGTGCCCCACCAGAGGCATGTACCCCTTCTCCCCCTTGTAGGTCCACAGGGCTTCGGCCTTTTCCGCCACGATCTGGCTGGCATCGATGTCGAGGGTCACCTCCCGGACCCAAGACAGGCCGGCCTTCTTCCGCCTCTTCCGAAGTGCCTTGCCCAGAACCGACAGAACCCGGGCGATGACCGACTCCAGTGCCGACAACCCGGTGTCGGAAGCCCCCATCCGCCGGAGCCACCGGCCGAACGCGTCCGTCGACGGCACCTCTCCGATACCAAGAAGCCCCAACAGTCCCTTGTCCTGGGCGATCATCCGAAGGTCACAAAGGCTCCTTCCTCCGCCTTGCAGCATCAGCAACAGGGGGACCACATAGGACGAGGCTCTGTACCCCGCTCCGCTTCCGGGCTTCCCGAAGGCCCGGTCAATCTTCTTCTTCAGTCCGAGAGACTGAAGAAACTCCCCAAACAGAACCAGCCCCGCCTGAGAGGTGATCGTGTCGTCGGTCGATTCGAGTTTGAATGGAAGAACGGTTTGTCGTACCATGAAGTCGCCCCTTTCGTTTCACCCTTCGGGTGGGTAAATGGTTGTCTTTGACAACATCCATTTTACCAGAAACGACAAGGGGTTTCTTGTTTTTTTCCTCACTTTTTCTCTTTCAATCGCGGTTCTTGGGTCCCTACAGCAGTATTGAAAAAAAATAAAAAATTTGATCTAATCAAAAGGATTTTTGTTCGTGATTTAACGGAAGGCCTTGAGAACCCGTCTGCAGTCTTCAGATTGAATCAATCGTTCACGGGCGCGGTGCGGCTCCCCTAAGTTTTTATCTTTCTCCGGATTGATTTGTCTCATTGGTGAAATGGTATGTTCTGGATCTTCCAGGATATGTTCCGGGGGGCATTGGTATGGGGCCGATGCTTGTTGTTCGGGTTGGTTTAGAGCTTCTGGTTGCAATTTTCATGGGTGCTCTGGCGGGCTTTTGGCTGGACAAGGAGACGGGCCGGGCCTTTTTTCCCATGTTTTCTCTTTTGGGTTTTCTTCTTGGAAGTTCCGGTGGGATGTTGCTCGTTTACCAGACGATGAAGCTGCCGGGAAAAGCCAAATTGAAGGAAGAAAAAGGGGAAGATCCAGTTTACGACAAACATCCATTGCCGGAAAAAGAGGCCAAGAAGTCTCCAGGCGATGGTGAAAAGCTCCTGTAGACATGGAAATCCTCATATGGCATCTGTAATGGGACGGATTTCTTTGTGGCAGGA
Encoded proteins:
- a CDS encoding ABC transporter permease; its protein translation is MIRNILIRLLNLIPVLVGISFLSFLLMRLSPGDFLSQMSLNPQVSPEIIAKLRSLYGLDQPLPIQYVKWVEALARGEFGYSFSYHVKVSDLILSRVPNTLLLAITSVLLSWGLAIPLAIRGAMRPNGFLDRTLTGFSYLSIAIPSFFLAILGVLLAGETGWFPIGGASSPGVLGSSSWTIFVDRIHHLILPAFTLAIGSIGVLYRLMKSSVMEVMGKPWMTAARARGLSPALLRRRYLFRNAINPLITIFGFELGGLLSGAAFTEMVYGWPGMGRLMLHAVMSQDLYLVMGGIMTGAVMLLVGNMIADTCLWFLDPRVREEH
- a CDS encoding ABC transporter permease, producing MGLFVVSLFGEFFVPYGYNNVRFDLSYAPAIYPRVTASGIVVPILEQVDPITRTYRIVPGKESSVHFFCKGDRYRLLGVFPSELHLICVDAPGRISFLGSDALGRDLFSRLIVGMRLSFLLSLFGVAISFVVGVTAGLIAGYRGGWVDAVIMRTGEVFMAIPSLYLLMGFRALFPPGIPSGEAAIVITGALALVGWASLARVIRGVTMSLVKEDYVLAAKSSGARPLDIFLKHLLPNMSPYLVVAVTLSVPGFIVGEAGLSFLGLGISPPHPSLGNMLADAQSLTVIRTAPWLLMAGFLVVVLVMMFNRLGDHIRESD
- a CDS encoding HAD family hydrolase, which codes for MVRDKVSPELILWDLDGTLVDSSADLVRATNEAMRTLGYPDVDQAHFARMVGNGVRYLVSAALPPESREREQEKAIEIFMEYYRGHIADKTRYFEGIPDLLAELPVDHVIVSNKREELCRLLVDKLESGSWFKEIVGGDTFVNRKPHPQPILEMVKRFSVDPSRVVMIGDSILDIESGLKAGVQTIGVTWGFGDPLENSEINPDHVFRNVSGMASFLKQSCLGRV
- a CDS encoding DUF4149 domain-containing protein; its protein translation is MLYQRLLRGFYSYILIFLTGATLFLALFVAPLLFTHLGIPKAAEATGVLFPPYFHLLFILSLVELALSFLMADRKQPFAKITIGSWFFISVINGLLAGVLGPEAIVSRTRWLAHPADLAEKAHFDKIHELSVILNSVSLVMFLTLCLPLAFSFRPSRDRIASENSPSQTHS
- a CDS encoding IS1380-like element ISLefe1 family transposase, which encodes MVRQTVLPFKLESTDDTITSQAGLVLFGEFLQSLGLKKKIDRAFGKPGSGAGYRASSYVVPLLLMLQGGGRSLCDLRMIAQDKGLLGLLGIGEVPSTDAFGRWLRRMGASDTGLSALESVIARVLSVLGKALRKRRKKAGLSWVREVTLDIDASQIVAEKAEALWTYKGEKGYMPLVGHVKELSGMVIHEEFREGNVSPGADHVPFLKDCLRRLPAGIRIARFRADSASYQASVINFCQERGIRFVIGADLDVAVRAAIGRIPESDWRPYQDGHIAETVHTMNKTHNAFRLIVVRRRVQTPLPGMEEEGEKEASPDVRYKVLATSHKEIPEWVVAWYKQRGEDSENRIKELKIGFGMERMPSGDTKANGIFFRIGVLAYNLFLLFRGQILDESFKRAQVQTVRWQIYQMAGKVVRHAGVLVLKVAEDVLAPFRSFRERCWRLWCREGSP
- a CDS encoding AtpZ/AtpI family protein, which produces MKWYVLDLPGYVPGGIGMGPMLVVRVGLELLVAIFMGALAGFWLDKETGRAFFPMFSLLGFLLGSSGGMLLVYQTMKLPGKAKLKEEKGEDPVYDKHPLPEKEAKKSPGDGEKLL